The following coding sequences lie in one Arachis ipaensis cultivar K30076 chromosome B05, Araip1.1, whole genome shotgun sequence genomic window:
- the LOC107641236 gene encoding uncharacterized protein LOC107641236, with protein MFDATCEVLKKSTEKSNFSTRGDASAAYDAITSFEFVFVLHLMRNILEVSHDLCQALQRKNQDILNALTLVSTTKTLIQRMRESSWEAFIKEVILFCEKHEVEVPDMNALHIPRRGRTRKIVDQISVEHHYRVNLFLAVIDTQLQELNGRFNDNMVELLTLSSTLDPRDNYKFFSVNKVCELVERFYPGDFSDQEKFHIRMQAQHYEFDIPNHVS; from the coding sequence TTCTTAAAAAAAGCACTGAAAAAAGTAATTTCTCCACTCGTGGTGATGCTAGTGCTGCTTATGATGCTATCACATCCTTTGAATTTGTCTTTGTTTTGCATTTGATGAGAAATATTTTGGAAGTTAGTCATGATCTTTGTCAAGCTTTGCAACGAAAAAATCAAGACATATTGAATGCTTTAACTCTGGTTTCTACTACCAAGACTTTAATCCAACGAATGAGAGAATCAAGTTGGGAGGCTTTCATAAAAGAAGTTATATTGTTTTGTGAGAAACATGAAGTTGAAGTTCCTGATATGAATGCATTGCATATTCCTAGAAGAGGCCGAACTCGCAAAATTGTTGACCAAATTTCAGTGGAGCATCATTACCGTGTTAATTTATTTCTGGCTGTAATTGATACACAGTTGCAAGAGCTTAATGGAAGATTCAATGATAATATGGTGGAATTGCTTACTTTAAGTTCAACTTTAGATCCCAGAGATAATTATAAGTTCTTCAGTGTCAACAAAGTATGTGAATTAGTAGAACGATTTTATCCAGGTGACTTCAGTGACCAAGAGAAATTTCACATTAGAATGCAAGCTCAACATTATGAATTTGATATTCCTAATCATGTGAGTTAA